Proteins found in one Brachyspira murdochii DSM 12563 genomic segment:
- a CDS encoding DUF1349 domain-containing protein, with product MHKEFLKEKLFCIREPKNILIDDKKIEIYTEANTDLWQRTYYGFRNDNAPILQTKTKDKYFSFTVKTIFESKRRFDQCGVIIYIDSENWFKASIEYENENYQRLGSVVTNNGYSDWATQDISASIKEMYYRLSRRESDFLIEYSEDGENFKQMRIFHLFKADDEISFGIYACSPEDSSFKAVFTDMYVTECKWHEHK from the coding sequence ATGCATAAAGAATTTTTAAAAGAGAAATTATTTTGTATTAGAGAACCAAAGAATATATTAATTGATGACAAAAAAATAGAAATATATACAGAAGCTAATACTGACTTATGGCAGAGAACATATTATGGCTTTAGAAATGATAATGCCCCTATACTTCAGACAAAAACTAAAGATAAATATTTTTCTTTCACAGTAAAAACAATATTTGAAAGCAAACGCCGTTTTGATCAGTGCGGAGTTATAATATATATAGACAGTGAAAATTGGTTTAAGGCTTCTATAGAATACGAAAATGAAAATTATCAGCGTTTAGGAAGTGTTGTTACAAATAACGGATATTCTGACTGGGCTACTCAGGATATATCCGCTTCTATAAAAGAGATGTATTATAGGCTAAGCAGAAGAGAAAGCGATTTTTTAATAGAGTACAGCGAAGACGGAGAAAATTTTAAACAGATGAGAATATTTCATTTATTTAAAGCTGATGATGAAATAAGTTTCGGAATATATGCCTGCAGCCCAGAAGATTCATCTTTTAAGGCAGTATTTACTGATATGTATGTAACAGAGTGTAAATGGCATGAGCATAAATAA